Proteins from a genomic interval of Gossypium hirsutum isolate 1008001.06 chromosome A09, Gossypium_hirsutum_v2.1, whole genome shotgun sequence:
- the LOC107937059 gene encoding pyruvate decarboxylase 2, producing the protein MDTNIGSLDSCKPTSNDVCCPANGAVSTIQGSVSPTIINSSEATLGRHLARRLVQVGISDVFSVPGDFNLTLLDHLIAEPGLNLIGCCNELNAGYAADGYARSRGVGACVVTFTVGGLSVLNAIAGAYSENLPLICIVGGPNSNDYGTNRILHHTIGLPDFSQELRCFQTVTCYQAVVNNLEDAHEMIDTAISTALKESKPVYISISCNLPAIPHPTFAREPVPFSLSPKLSNKIGLEAAVEAAAEFLNKAVKPVLVGGPKLRVAKACEAFVELADASGYAVAVMPSGKGLVPEHHPHFIGTYWGAVSTAFCAEIVESADAYLFAGPIYNDYSSVGYSLLLKKEKAIIVQPDRVVIGNGPAFGCVLMKDFLRELAKRLKQNNTAYENYHRIFVPEGQPLKAAPKEPLRVNVLFQHIQKMLSSDSAVIAETGDSWFNCQKLKLPPGCGYEFQMQYGSIGWSVGATLGYAQAVPEKRVIACIGDGSFQVTAQDVSTMLRCGQKTVIFLINNGGYTIEVEIHDGPYNVIKNWNYTALVDAIHNGEGKCWTAKVFCEEELIEAIETATGAKKDCLCFIEVIVHKDDTSKELLEWGSRVSAANSRPPNPQ; encoded by the exons ATGGATACCAATATTGGATCACTTGACAGCTGCAAACCTACTTCCAACGACGTTTGCTGTCCGGCAAACGGTGCCGTTTCTACCATCCAAGGATCCGTTTCCCCCACCATCATCAACTCCTCTGAAGCCACTTTGGGCCGCCACTTGGCTAGGCGGCTTGTGCAGGTCGGAATAAGTGATGTTTTCTCTGTTCCCGGGGATTTCAACTTGACTTTGCTTGACCATTTGATAGCCGAGCCAGGGCTTAACCTCATCGGCTGCTGTAACGAACTCAACGCTGGGTACGCAGCTGATGGTTACGCTCGATCACGTGGCGTTGGCGCTTGCGTTGTCACTTTCACCGTTGGTGGGCTCAGCGTTTTGAACGCCATCGCCGGTGCTTACAGTGAGAATCTCCCTCTTATCTGCATTGTGGGTGGACCCAACTCCAATGACTATGGAACTAACCGGATTCTTCACCATACTATTGGCTTGCCTGATTTTAGTCAAGAACTTAGATGCTTCCAGACTGTTACTTGCTATCAG GCCGTGGTGAATAACTTGGAGGATGCTCATGAAATGATCGACACAGCTATTTCAACTGCTCTGAAAGAAAGCAAGCCTGTTTATATCAGCATCAGCTGTAACCTGCCTGCAATTCCTCACCCCACTTTTGCCCGCGAGCCTGTTCCATTTTCACTCTCTCCGAa ATTAAGTAATAAGATTGGATTAGAGGCGGCGGTGGAGGCAGCTGCAGAGTTCTTGAACAAGGCGGTCAAACCCGTTTTAGTCGGTGGACCAAAGCTGCGTGTTGCCAAGGCATGCGAGGCTTTTGTTGAGTTGGCTGATGCTAGTGGCTACGCCGTAGCGGTGATGCCATCGGGTAAAGGGCTTGTCCCTGAACATCATCCTCATTTCATTGGGACATATTGGGGAGCTGTTAGTACTGCATTTTGCGCTGAGATCGTTGAATCTGCTGATGCTTACTTATTCGCTGGACCTATTTACAATGATTATAGCTCTGTTGGGTACTCTTTGCTTCTTAAGAAAGAGAAGGCGATTATTGTGCAGCCTGATCGGGTGGTCATTGGTAATGGGCCTGCATTTGGGTGTGTTTTGATGAAAGACTTCCTTAGAGAGCTTGCCAAGAGGCTTAAGCAGAATAATACTGCTTATGAGAATTACCATAGGATTTTTGTTCCTGAGGGACAACCTTTGAAGGCAGCACCTAAAGAGCCTTTGAGGGTCAATGTTTTGTTCCAACATATACAGAAGATGCTTTCCAGTGACTCTGCCGTGATTGCTGAAACTGGGGATTCTTGGTTTAACTGCCAGAAGCTGAAGTTGCCCCCAGGATGTGG GTATGAATTCCAAATGCAGTATGGATCAATTGGGTGGTCAGTTGGTGCCACTCTTGGATATGCACAGGCTGTTCCAGAGAAACGTGTCATCGCTTGCATTGGTGATGGTAGTTTCCAG GTTACCGCACAAGATGTGTCCACAATGCTGCGATGTGGGCAGAAGACCGTAATCTTCCTCATAAACAATGGTGGCTACACCATTGAAGTCGAGATTCATGATGGACCATACAATGTGATCAAGAATTGGAACTACACTGCCTTGGTTGATGCAATTCATAATGGTGAAGGCAAGTGCTGGACAGCCAAG GTATTTTGTGAGGAAGAGCTTATAGAAGCAATTGAGACGGCAACGGGAGCCAAGAAGGACTGCTTATGCTTTATTGAAGTGATAGTTCACAAGGACGATACTAGCAAAGAGCTGTTGGAGTGGGGGTCTAGGGTCTCTGCTGCCAATAGCCGACCCCCAAATCCTCAGTAA